A window from Streptomyces sp. NBC_00271 encodes these proteins:
- a CDS encoding HAMP domain-containing sensor histidine kinase, translating into MSGLGESGRTTGVVSGPGEPGRDEGFWGSVRPFSIKTKLGALVVISVLITTGLSMIAVHTKTELRFITVFSMIATLLITQFVAHSLTAPLDEMNTVARSISHGDYTRRVRDDRRDELGDLAQTINLMADELEAQDRQRKELVANVSHELRTPIAGLRAVLENVVDGVSAADPETMRTALKQTERLGRLVETLLDLSRLDNGVVPLRRRRFEVWPYLSGVLKEANMVASARAGIASGSGSHTRTDVHLHLDVSPPELTAHADPERIHQVVANLIDNAVKHSPPHGRVTVKARRGDYPESLALEVLDEGPGIPQSEWHRVFERFNRGGVPSPHGPGSDGGTGLGLAIARWAVDLHGGRIGVAESQRGCRIQVILPGLPSLPS; encoded by the coding sequence ATGAGCGGGCTCGGTGAATCGGGCAGAACCACGGGCGTCGTGAGCGGTCCCGGTGAGCCGGGCCGCGACGAGGGGTTCTGGGGCTCCGTACGCCCGTTCTCGATCAAGACCAAGCTGGGCGCTCTCGTCGTCATCTCCGTGCTCATCACCACGGGTCTGTCGATGATCGCGGTGCACACCAAGACGGAGCTCCGCTTCATCACGGTCTTCTCGATGATCGCCACACTGCTGATAACGCAGTTCGTGGCCCATTCGCTCACCGCGCCGCTGGACGAGATGAACACGGTCGCCCGCTCCATCTCGCACGGCGACTACACCCGCCGGGTGCGGGACGACCGGCGGGACGAGCTGGGCGACCTGGCCCAGACGATCAACCTGATGGCCGACGAGCTGGAGGCCCAGGACCGCCAGCGCAAGGAACTCGTGGCGAATGTCTCGCACGAGCTGCGCACCCCCATCGCGGGCCTGCGCGCGGTCCTGGAGAACGTCGTGGACGGTGTCTCCGCCGCCGACCCCGAGACGATGCGTACGGCCCTGAAGCAGACGGAGCGGCTGGGCCGGCTGGTCGAGACGCTGTTGGACCTCTCCAGGCTGGACAACGGGGTCGTACCCCTGCGCAGGCGCCGTTTCGAGGTGTGGCCGTACCTGTCCGGCGTGCTCAAGGAGGCCAACATGGTCGCCTCCGCGCGCGCGGGCATCGCCTCGGGCTCCGGCAGTCACACCCGCACCGACGTCCATCTGCACCTCGACGTGTCCCCGCCGGAGCTGACCGCGCACGCGGACCCGGAGCGGATCCACCAGGTCGTGGCGAACCTCATCGACAACGCGGTCAAGCACAGCCCGCCGCACGGCCGGGTGACGGTCAAGGCGCGGCGCGGCGACTACCCGGAGTCACTTGCCCTGGAGGTCCTGGACGAGGGCCCCGGCATTCCGCAGTCGGAGTGGCACCGGGTCTTCGAGCGCTTCAACCGCGGCGGGGTGCCCTCGCCGCACGGCCCGGGCAGCGACGGCGGTACGGGCCTCGGGCTCGCCATCGCCCGTTGGGCGGTCGATCTGCACGGCGGCCGGATCGGCGTGGCCGAATCCCAGCGGGGTTGCCGGATTCAGGTCATCCTTCCAGGGCTTCCTTCTCTGCCAAGTTGA
- a CDS encoding response regulator transcription factor, whose amino-acid sequence MEQTHTSHNGTAATPGAQRRVLVVEDDPTIVDAIAARLRAEGFLVQTAGDGPAAVDTAEAWQPDLLILDIMLPGFDGLEVCRRVQAQRPVPVLMLTARDDETDMLVGLGVGADDYMTKPFSMRELAARVHVLLRRVERAVVAASTPRSGILRLGELEIDHAQRRVRVRSEDVHLTPTEFDLLVCLANTPRAVLSREQLLAEVWDWADASGTRTVDSHIKALRRKIGAERIRTVHGVGYALETPTP is encoded by the coding sequence ATGGAGCAAACACACACCTCGCACAACGGCACGGCGGCCACGCCAGGCGCTCAGCGCCGGGTGCTGGTGGTCGAGGACGACCCGACGATCGTCGACGCCATCGCGGCCCGCCTGCGGGCCGAGGGATTCCTCGTGCAAACCGCGGGCGACGGACCGGCCGCCGTCGACACAGCAGAGGCCTGGCAGCCCGACCTGCTGATCCTCGACATCATGCTGCCCGGCTTCGACGGCCTGGAGGTCTGCCGGCGCGTGCAGGCCCAGCGCCCGGTGCCGGTGCTGATGCTCACCGCGCGCGACGACGAGACCGACATGCTGGTCGGGCTCGGCGTCGGCGCCGACGACTACATGACCAAGCCGTTCTCGATGCGCGAGCTGGCCGCGCGCGTGCACGTCCTGCTGCGCCGGGTCGAGCGGGCCGTGGTGGCCGCCTCGACGCCGCGCAGCGGGATCCTGCGCCTCGGCGAGCTGGAGATCGACCACGCGCAGCGCCGGGTACGGGTGCGCTCGGAGGACGTGCACCTCACGCCCACCGAATTCGACCTCCTGGTATGCCTCGCCAACACTCCGCGCGCGGTACTCTCCCGCGAGCAGTTGCTGGCCGAGGTCTGGGACTGGGCGGACGCCTCGGGCACTCGGACCGTGGACAGCCACATCAAGGCGCTGCGCCGGAAGATCGGTGCCGAGCGGATCCGTACCGTCCACGGCGTGGGCTACGCCTTGGAGACCCCGACTCCCTGA
- a CDS encoding spermidine synthase — protein MTASYDIPVVIDRREGPYGEVVLRRHGALLQIIANGCFLMDTSDGRSERLLVDAALDALDERTEPEVLIGGLGVGFSLAHAAADPRWGHITVVEREGAIIDWHRDGPLAELSAAALADPRTEIVRSDLLAHVNETSDTYDALCLDIDNGPDWTVTEDNTGLYGPAGLASCARVLKPGGVLAVWSAQPSPEFEGSLRNAGFHQVRTEEIPVARGVPDVVHLAVGPG, from the coding sequence ATGACTGCCTCGTACGACATCCCTGTAGTCATCGATCGCCGGGAAGGCCCCTACGGCGAGGTCGTGTTGCGGCGCCACGGCGCGCTGCTGCAGATCATCGCCAACGGGTGCTTCCTGATGGACACCTCCGACGGCCGCTCGGAACGGCTGCTCGTCGACGCCGCGCTGGACGCCCTGGACGAGCGGACGGAGCCCGAGGTGCTGATCGGGGGGCTCGGTGTCGGGTTCTCTCTGGCACACGCCGCCGCCGACCCGCGCTGGGGGCACATCACCGTCGTCGAACGCGAAGGGGCCATCATCGACTGGCACCGTGACGGACCGCTGGCGGAACTCTCCGCGGCGGCGCTCGCCGACCCCCGGACCGAAATCGTGAGATCCGATCTGCTCGCTCACGTCAATGAGACTTCCGACACGTACGACGCGCTGTGCCTCGACATCGACAACGGGCCCGACTGGACCGTCACCGAGGACAACACCGGGCTGTACGGACCGGCCGGACTGGCAAGCTGCGCAAGGGTGTTGAAGCCGGGCGGGGTGCTCGCCGTGTGGTCGGCGCAGCCCTCTCCGGAATTTGAAGGATCGCTGCGGAATGCCGGATTCCACCAGGTGCGTACCGAAGAGATCCCCGTTGCCCGGGGCGTTCCGGACGTCGTCCATCTCGCGGTCGGGCCTGGATAG
- a CDS encoding glycoside hydrolase family 3 protein: MPSGKTTATYRDPHRPVDERVEDLLSRMTLEEKAGQLFHSMLSMNADGTFATDGPFVHAPTPELIEGRALTHFNLIGQYGVRETAQWVNRVQELAASTRLGIPVTLSTDPRHAFTDNPGASFNSGAFSAWPEPLGLAAIGDPALVERFGDTVRREYLAVGFRVALHPQIDLATEPRWSRQSGTFGSSAGLTSELVRAYVRGLQGARLGPESVAAMVKHFPGGGPQKDGEDPHFAHGKEQIYPGGMREYHLQPFKAAVEAGCSQVMPYYGQPIGTDWEEVGFGFNRDVLTGLLRERLGFDGIVCTDWGLLTDAPVLGELFPARAWGAEHLTVAERAAKALDAGSDQFGGEQCPEVIVELVRSGRVTEERVDESVRRLLREKFTLGLFENRYVDPDRAEETVGAGEFTALGEAAQRRSLTVLTNHGLLPLEGRPNLYVRGISEQVAAAYGNVVPDPVDADLAVLRLRTPHEERPGLFESFFHSGSLAFPEDELKEILRLLDAVPTLVCVNLERPAVLPEIAAKAAALVADYGASDTALLDVAFGRARAQGRLPFELPRSMAAVEASRPDVPDDTEDPVFPYGHGLNL; the protein is encoded by the coding sequence ATGCCCTCAGGGAAGACCACCGCCACGTACCGCGATCCGCACCGCCCCGTCGACGAGCGCGTCGAGGACCTGCTCTCCCGCATGACGCTGGAGGAGAAGGCGGGTCAGCTGTTCCACTCCATGCTCTCCATGAACGCGGACGGCACCTTCGCCACCGACGGGCCCTTCGTGCACGCCCCCACCCCCGAGCTGATCGAGGGCAGGGCGCTGACCCACTTCAACCTCATCGGCCAGTACGGCGTGCGCGAGACGGCCCAGTGGGTCAACCGGGTCCAGGAGCTGGCCGCGAGCACCCGTCTGGGCATCCCGGTCACCCTCTCCACCGACCCGCGCCACGCGTTCACCGACAACCCGGGCGCCTCCTTCAACTCCGGCGCCTTCTCGGCCTGGCCCGAACCCCTGGGCCTGGCCGCGATCGGCGACCCGGCGCTGGTGGAGCGCTTCGGGGACACGGTCCGCCGCGAGTACCTGGCGGTGGGCTTCCGGGTCGCGCTGCACCCGCAGATCGACCTGGCCACCGAGCCACGCTGGTCGCGCCAGAGCGGCACGTTCGGATCCAGCGCGGGGCTGACGAGCGAGCTGGTACGGGCGTACGTACGCGGTCTCCAGGGGGCGAGGCTCGGACCGGAATCCGTCGCCGCCATGGTCAAGCACTTCCCCGGCGGAGGACCGCAGAAGGACGGCGAGGACCCGCACTTCGCGCATGGTAAGGAGCAGATCTATCCGGGCGGCATGCGTGAGTACCACCTCCAGCCCTTCAAGGCGGCCGTGGAGGCGGGCTGTTCCCAGGTGATGCCGTACTACGGGCAGCCGATCGGCACCGACTGGGAGGAGGTCGGCTTCGGCTTCAACCGCGATGTCCTCACCGGCCTCCTGCGCGAACGCCTCGGCTTCGACGGCATCGTCTGCACCGACTGGGGCCTGCTCACCGACGCGCCCGTGCTCGGCGAGCTGTTCCCCGCGCGAGCCTGGGGCGCCGAGCACCTGACCGTCGCCGAACGCGCGGCGAAGGCGCTGGACGCGGGCAGCGACCAGTTCGGCGGCGAGCAGTGCCCCGAGGTGATCGTGGAACTGGTCCGTTCGGGCCGCGTCACGGAGGAACGCGTCGACGAATCCGTACGTCGACTCCTGCGCGAGAAATTCACGCTCGGCCTCTTCGAGAACCGCTACGTGGACCCCGACCGGGCGGAGGAGACCGTCGGGGCGGGCGAGTTCACCGCGCTCGGCGAGGCCGCCCAGCGCCGCTCGCTGACCGTCCTGACCAACCACGGACTGCTGCCCCTCGAGGGCCGCCCGAACCTGTACGTGCGGGGAATCTCCGAGCAAGTGGCCGCCGCGTACGGCAATGTCGTCCCCGATCCCGTCGACGCGGACCTCGCGGTACTGCGCCTGCGCACGCCCCACGAGGAGCGCCCCGGGCTCTTCGAGTCCTTCTTCCACTCGGGGTCGCTGGCCTTCCCGGAGGACGAGCTCAAGGAGATCCTGCGGCTGCTGGACGCGGTGCCCACGCTGGTGTGCGTCAACCTCGAACGGCCCGCCGTCCTCCCCGAGATCGCCGCGAAGGCGGCCGCGCTGGTCGCCGACTACGGCGCGAGCGACACGGCACTCCTGGACGTCGCCTTCGGACGGGCGCGGGCCCAGGGACGACTGCCGTTCGAACTGCCGCGCTCCATGGCGGCGGTCGAGGCGTCACGGCCGGACGTCCCCGACGACACCGAAGACCCCGTGTTCCCCTACGGGCACGGACTGAACCTCTGA
- a CDS encoding MFS transporter, with protein MTTSFSMIAGSVLANVFSGSMALAFLVPGVIGLAAVGYLVAVMKDRPARAGAFEPYGLREFLRSFWVDPRKHPDFAWNFAGRFLVFTGASCVTSYQVYFLMDRLGYSDDAVSGKVLVGTLAMVVATVTGSLLGGQLSDRSGRRRPYVLGSSLVMALSLALLAAAQSFGMYVVAVIVFGLGEGLYLSVDLALAAAVLPNPDESAKDVGVLNIGNALPQSLVPIAAPALLAIGGGGNYGALFLFGAIAAVLGALAVRFVRSVK; from the coding sequence ATGACGACGTCGTTCTCGATGATCGCGGGCTCGGTCCTGGCCAATGTCTTCAGCGGCTCGATGGCGCTGGCGTTCCTCGTCCCCGGCGTCATCGGGCTCGCCGCGGTCGGCTATCTGGTCGCGGTGATGAAGGACCGCCCGGCCCGCGCCGGCGCCTTCGAGCCGTACGGCCTCCGCGAGTTCCTGCGCAGCTTCTGGGTCGACCCGCGCAAGCACCCCGACTTCGCCTGGAACTTCGCCGGCCGCTTCCTGGTCTTCACCGGCGCCTCCTGCGTCACCAGCTACCAGGTCTACTTCCTGATGGACCGCCTCGGCTACAGCGACGACGCCGTCTCCGGCAAGGTCCTCGTCGGCACTCTCGCCATGGTCGTCGCGACCGTGACCGGCTCGCTGCTCGGCGGCCAGCTCTCCGACCGTTCGGGCCGCCGCAGGCCGTACGTCCTCGGCTCCTCGCTCGTCATGGCCCTCAGCCTGGCGCTGCTCGCCGCCGCGCAGTCCTTCGGGATGTACGTCGTCGCCGTGATCGTCTTCGGCCTCGGTGAGGGCCTCTACCTCTCCGTCGACCTGGCGCTCGCCGCCGCGGTGCTGCCCAACCCCGACGAGTCCGCCAAGGACGTGGGCGTCCTCAACATCGGCAACGCCCTGCCCCAGTCCCTCGTCCCGATCGCCGCCCCCGCGCTCCTCGCGATCGGCGGGGGCGGCAACTACGGGGCGCTGTTCCTCTTCGGCGCGATCGCCGCCGTACTGGGCGCACTCGCCGTCCGGTTCGTCCGCTCCGTCAAGTGA
- a CDS encoding rhomboid-like protein — MDRSTTATETAVATTTAPTASSADAALKDPQTGTLFLDGVPRQRGAMTVPPVPRPATTSPALAPPAPVAPPVSRALARLRSLRPWRLLPTPTGTPFTFGYAAVLTVTAMVTDYADPSLVHALHQGSSTDVAHLIHEPVLVLLASALWMAGGITSPYALGFVLVLTALERRIGGLRAAGVFLLGHVLATLATEVPIGLSVLVGDLPDSSLHRLDYGISFGVATSVGALAGLLRPWLRWPLLVVFGSMVVGDLLEFADPMTDWGHVMSLAIGVSTWPLVRGWRRARAQAASSPVAPAAVHTAQTPGTVAA; from the coding sequence TTGGACCGGAGCACGACCGCGACGGAGACGGCAGTGGCGACGACCACGGCCCCGACGGCCTCCTCGGCCGATGCCGCGCTCAAGGACCCACAGACGGGCACGCTTTTCCTGGACGGGGTGCCGCGACAACGGGGCGCCATGACCGTGCCGCCCGTCCCCCGCCCGGCGACGACATCTCCTGCACTTGCTCCTCCCGCTCCGGTCGCTCCACCCGTCTCCCGCGCCCTCGCCCGGCTCCGGTCGCTCCGTCCCTGGCGGCTGCTGCCCACCCCCACCGGAACGCCGTTCACTTTCGGCTACGCGGCCGTGCTCACCGTCACCGCGATGGTCACCGACTACGCGGACCCCTCCCTCGTCCACGCCCTGCATCAGGGGTCCAGCACCGACGTCGCGCACCTCATACACGAACCGGTGCTGGTACTGCTGGCCAGCGCGCTGTGGATGGCGGGCGGGATCACCTCGCCGTACGCCCTCGGGTTCGTGCTGGTGCTGACCGCGCTGGAGCGGCGGATAGGCGGCCTGCGGGCCGCCGGAGTCTTCCTGCTCGGGCACGTCCTGGCCACCCTGGCCACCGAGGTGCCTATCGGTCTTTCCGTGCTGGTGGGAGACCTCCCCGACAGCTCCCTGCACCGCCTCGACTACGGCATCAGCTTCGGCGTCGCCACGAGCGTCGGCGCGCTCGCCGGGTTGCTGCGGCCCTGGCTGCGCTGGCCGCTGCTGGTCGTCTTCGGCTCGATGGTCGTCGGGGACCTGCTCGAATTCGCCGACCCGATGACGGACTGGGGGCATGTGATGTCCCTGGCGATCGGGGTGTCGACCTGGCCGCTGGTCCGGGGCTGGCGCCGCGCCCGTGCGCAGGCGGCCTCCAGCCCCGTTGCCCCCGCCGCCGTACACACCGCTCAGACGCCCGGCACCGTCGCGGCCTAG
- the lon gene encoding endopeptidase La, which yields MASTSTPLTLPVLPLDDEVVLPGMVVPLDLNDADVRAAVEAAQAAARSEPGKPKVLLVPRIDGAYPSTGVLGTVEQVGRLADGDPGALIRGRGRVKIGAGTTGPGAALWVEGTQVDETVPDPLPGHVAELVKEYKALATSWLRKRGAWQVVDRVQAIDDVSTLADNSGYSPFLSTEQKVTLLETADPVARLKLATEQLREHLAEQDVAESIAKDVQEGVDKQQREFLLRRQLEAVRKELRELNGDAKEGEESDDYRTRVEAADLPENVREAALKEVDKLERSSDQSPEGGWIRTWLDTVLELPWNERTEDEYDIQGAKGILDAEHAGLQDVKERITEYLAVRKRRSERGLGVVGGRRGGAVLALVGPPGVGKTSLGESVAHAMGRKFVRVALGGVRDEAEIRGHRRTYVGALPGRIVRAIKEAGSMNPVVLLDEIDKVGSDFRGDPAAALLEVLDPAQNHTFRDHYLEVELDLSDVVFLATANVLEAIPEALLDRMELVRLDGYTEDEKVVIARDHLLPRQLERAGLEKEEVALDESALRKLAGEYTREAGVRNLERAVARLLRKVAAQHELGERELPFTVTDADLRGLIGRPHHVPESAQDPAERRTAVPGVATGLAVTGAGGDVLFVEASLADPETGAAGLTLTGQLGDVMKESAQIALSFLRSHGAELELPVGDLKDRGVHIHFPAGAVPKDGPSAGVTMTTALASLLSGRLVRTDVAMTGEVSLTGRVLPIGGVKQKLLAAHRAGVTTVIIPKRNEADLDDVPAEVLEKLDVHAVTDVRQVLELALSPAMNGATPEVPVAA from the coding sequence ATGGCTTCGACGTCCACACCGCTCACCCTGCCCGTGTTGCCGCTCGATGATGAGGTCGTGCTGCCCGGGATGGTGGTTCCGCTGGACCTGAACGACGCCGATGTACGCGCCGCGGTGGAGGCCGCCCAGGCCGCCGCGCGGTCGGAGCCCGGCAAGCCGAAGGTGCTGCTGGTGCCACGCATCGACGGGGCGTACCCGAGCACGGGCGTGCTCGGCACCGTCGAGCAGGTCGGCCGACTGGCCGACGGCGACCCGGGCGCGCTGATCCGCGGCCGTGGGCGCGTGAAGATCGGCGCCGGGACGACCGGTCCTGGTGCCGCCCTGTGGGTCGAGGGCACCCAGGTCGATGAGACCGTGCCCGATCCGCTGCCCGGCCACGTCGCCGAACTGGTCAAGGAGTACAAGGCCCTCGCCACCAGCTGGCTGCGCAAGCGCGGCGCCTGGCAGGTCGTGGACCGCGTACAGGCCATCGACGATGTGTCCACCCTTGCCGACAATTCCGGTTACTCCCCGTTCCTGAGCACCGAGCAGAAGGTCACGCTGCTGGAGACCGCCGACCCGGTCGCCCGGCTGAAGCTCGCCACCGAGCAGCTGCGTGAGCACCTCGCCGAGCAGGATGTCGCCGAGTCCATCGCGAAGGACGTCCAGGAAGGCGTCGACAAGCAGCAGCGCGAGTTCCTGCTGCGGCGCCAGCTCGAAGCCGTCCGCAAGGAGCTGCGCGAGCTGAACGGCGACGCCAAGGAGGGCGAGGAGTCCGACGACTACCGGACCCGCGTCGAGGCCGCCGATCTCCCCGAGAACGTCCGCGAGGCCGCGCTCAAGGAAGTCGACAAGCTGGAGCGGTCCAGCGACCAGTCGCCCGAGGGCGGCTGGATCCGGACCTGGCTCGACACCGTCCTGGAACTCCCGTGGAACGAGCGCACCGAGGACGAGTACGACATCCAGGGCGCCAAGGGCATCCTGGACGCCGAGCACGCCGGTCTGCAGGACGTGAAGGAGCGCATCACCGAGTACCTGGCCGTGCGCAAGCGGCGTTCCGAGCGTGGTCTCGGCGTCGTCGGCGGGCGGCGCGGCGGTGCCGTGCTCGCGCTCGTCGGTCCGCCCGGTGTCGGCAAGACCTCGCTCGGCGAGTCCGTCGCGCACGCCATGGGCCGCAAGTTCGTCCGGGTCGCGCTCGGCGGCGTACGGGACGAGGCCGAGATCCGCGGCCACCGGCGTACGTACGTCGGCGCGCTGCCCGGCCGTATCGTCCGCGCCATCAAGGAGGCCGGGTCCATGAACCCGGTGGTCCTGCTGGACGAGATCGACAAGGTCGGCTCCGACTTCCGCGGCGACCCCGCCGCGGCGCTGCTCGAAGTCCTCGACCCCGCCCAGAACCACACCTTCCGGGACCACTACCTGGAGGTCGAGCTCGACCTCAGCGACGTGGTGTTCCTGGCGACGGCCAACGTGCTCGAGGCCATCCCGGAGGCGCTGCTCGACCGTATGGAGCTGGTCAGGCTCGACGGGTACACCGAGGACGAGAAGGTCGTCATCGCCCGTGACCACCTGCTGCCGCGTCAGCTGGAGCGGGCCGGTCTGGAGAAGGAGGAGGTCGCGCTCGACGAGAGCGCGCTGCGCAAGCTCGCCGGGGAGTACACCCGGGAAGCGGGCGTACGCAACCTGGAGCGGGCCGTCGCACGCCTGCTCCGCAAGGTCGCGGCGCAGCACGAACTCGGAGAGCGGGAGCTGCCCTTCACGGTGACCGACGCCGATCTGCGCGGGCTCATCGGACGGCCGCACCACGTGCCCGAGTCCGCCCAGGACCCGGCCGAGCGCCGCACCGCGGTGCCCGGCGTCGCCACCGGTCTGGCCGTGACGGGCGCGGGCGGTGACGTTCTCTTCGTGGAGGCGTCGCTGGCCGACCCGGAGACGGGCGCGGCCGGTCTGACCCTGACCGGTCAGCTGGGTGACGTGATGAAGGAGTCGGCGCAGATCGCGCTCTCCTTCCTCCGCTCGCACGGCGCCGAGCTGGAACTGCCGGTCGGCGACCTGAAGGACCGTGGCGTGCACATCCACTTCCCGGCGGGCGCGGTCCCCAAGGACGGTCCGAGCGCGGGCGTCACCATGACGACGGCGCTGGCCTCGCTCCTGTCCGGCCGACTGGTCCGCACGGACGTGGCGATGACGGGTGAGGTCTCACTGACCGGCCGTGTCCTGCCCATCGGCGGGGTGAAGCAGAAGCTGCTCGCCGCGCACCGGGCGGGTGTCACCACGGTCATCATCCCGAAGCGCAACGAGGCCGACCTGGACGACGTCCCGGCCGAGGTGCTGGAGAAGCTGGACGTCCACGCCGTCACGGACGTCCGCCAGGTCCTGGAACTGGCGCTGTCGCCGGCGATGAACGGCGCGACGCCGGAGGTTCCGGTAGCGGCGTGA